A stretch of the Cheilinus undulatus linkage group 11, ASM1832078v1, whole genome shotgun sequence genome encodes the following:
- the grm6a gene encoding glutamate receptor, metabotropic 6a: protein MTSSDPAPSSLHVHHPYLQPPLFRTGQHFCQSSLWPRLLLSLWMWIGSHVVQVSASHQHFHPHSIKIPGDITLGGLFPIHARGPHGLPCGELKKEKGIHRMEAMLYALDQINSDPYILPNITLGARILDTCSRDTYALEQSLTFVQALIQKDTSDIRCSNGEPPLIRKPERVVGVIGASASSVSIMVANILRLFEIPQVSYASTAPELSDNNRYDFFSRVVPPDSYQAQTMLDIVKALGWNYVSTLASEGNYGESGVDAFMQISREAGGVCIAQSVKIPREPTAGEFDKIIKRLMETSNARGVIIFANEDDIKRVLEAAKRANLTGHFLFVGSDSWGAKSSPITELEDVAEGAVTILPKRASIDGFDQYFTSRSLENNRRNIWFNEFWEDDFRCKLTRPGIKLDPEKKKCTGKERIGRDSPYEQEGKVQFVIDAVYAVAFALHSMWQDLCPGSSRVCGKMDPVEGRLLLEYIRGVKFNGSAGTTVMFNENGDAPGRYDIFQFQMTNHSHPGYHVIGQWANNLRLNLEEMQWSGGDKSVPQSVCSFPCKPGERKKMVKGVPCCWHCELCDGYQYQFDEFTCETCPSDMRPAPNRTTCRPTPIIKLEWNSPWALVPASLAMLGILATSAVVFTFIRFNDTPIVRASGRELSYVLLTGIFLIYLITFLMIAEPGVFVCALRRLLLGLGMAITYSAMLTKTNRIYRIFEQGKRSVTPPKFISPTSQLIITFILISVQVLGVFVWFAVIPPHTIIDYDELRPPNPDLARGILKCDMSDLSIICCLAYSIVLMVTCTVYAVKSRGVPETFNEAKPIGFTMYTTCIIWLAFVPIFFGTAQSTEKMFIQTATLTVSMSLSAFVSLGMLYMPKVYVIVFHPEQNVQKRKKSFKAVVQAAKSLNEKLNGDTKIEPDRSQ from the exons atgacatcatcagaccccgccccctcctcccTTCATGTCCATCATCCTTATCTCCAGCCTCCCTTATTCAGGACTGGACAGCACTTCTGTCAGTCCTCACTCTGGCCccgcctcctcctctctctatgGATGTGGATTGGCTCACATGTGGTCCAGGTGAGTGCCTCCCATCAGCACTTCCACCCCCACTCCATCAAGATCCCCGGTGACATCACTCTGGGGGGGCTGTTCCCCATCCACGCCCGCGGCCCTCACGGTCTGCCATGTGGCGAGCTGAAGAAGGAGAAGGGGATCCACCGCATGGAGGCCATGTTGTATGCTTTGGATCAGATCAACAGCGACCCTTACATCCTGCCAAACATTACACTGGGCGCTCGCATCCTGGACACGTGCTCCAGAGACACCTACGCCCTGGAGCAGTCGCTCACCTTCGTCCAGGCGCTCATCCAGAAAGATACGTCTGACATCCGCTGCTCCAACGGAGAGCCGCCACTCATCCGCAAACCTGAGAGGGTGGTGGGCGTGATCGGGGCGTCGGCCAGCTCCGTGTCCATCATGGTGGCCAACATCCTGAGACTGTTTGAG ATCCCTCAGGTGAGCTACGCCTCCACGGCTCCAGAGCTCAGTGATAATAATCGCTACGACTTCTTCTCGCGGGTGGTTCCTCCGGACTCGTACCAGGCTCAAACCATGCTGGACATTGTGAAAGCTCTGGGATGGAACTACGTGTCCACGCTGGCGTCAGAGGGAAACTATGGCGAGAGCGGAGTCGACGCCTTCATGCAGATCTCCAGAGAGGCCG GTGGCGTGTGTATCGCTCAGTCGGTGAAGATTCCTCGAGAGCCAACAGCTGGAGAGTTTGATAAAATCATAAAGCGTCTGATGGAGACGAGTAACGCTCGGGGAGTGATCATCTTCGCCAACGAGGACGACATCAA GCGTGTCCTCGAGGCTGCCAAGCGTGCTAACCTGACAGggcacttcctgtttgtggGGTCAGACAGCTGGGGAGCCAAGAGTTcgccaatcacagagctggaaGACGTGGCCGAGGGCGCCGTCACCATCCTGCCCAAACGAGCGTCAATAGATG GATTCGATCAGTACTTCACCTCTCGCTCTCTGGAGAACAACCGCAGGAACATCTGGTTCAATGAGTTCTGGGAGGACGACTTCAGGTGTAAACTGACCCGGCCTGGGATCAAACTGGACCCTGAGAAGAAGAAGTGCACAG GGAAGGAGAGGATTGGCAGGGACTCGCCGTACGAGCAGGAGGGGAAGGTTCAGTTTGTGATCGACGCGGTGTACGCCGTGGCGTTTGCTCTGCACAGCATGTGGCAGGATCTGTGTCCGGGCAGCAGCAGAGTCTGCGGCAAGATGGACCCTGTTGAGGGACGGCTGCTGCTCGAGTACATCCGGGGCGTCAAGTTCAATG gAAGTGCAGGTACTACGGTTATGTTCAATGAGAATGGAGACGCTCCGGGTCGTTACGACATCTTTCAGTTCCAGATGACCAATCACAGCCATCCTGGTTACCATGTGATCGGCCAGTGGGCCAATAACCTGAGACTCAAT CTGGAGGAGATGCAGTGGTCCGGAGGAGATAAATCCGTCCCACAGTCAGTCTGCAGTTTTCCCTGTAAAccaggagagaggaagaagatggTGAAGGGCGTCCCCTGCTGCTGGCACTGCGAG CTCTGTGATGGGTACCAGTACCAGTTTGATGAGTTTACCTGTGAGACCTGTCCATCAGACATGCGCCCTGCCCCGAACAGGACTACCTGTCGTCCCACTCCAATCATCAAACTGGAGTGGAATTCCCCCTGGGCTCTAGTGCCGGCCTCTCTGGCCATGCTGGGTATCCTAGCAACCAGCGCCGTGGTGTTCACCTTCATTCGCTTCAATGACACGCCCATTGTCAGGGCGTCAGGGAGGGAGCTCAGCTACGTACTTCTAACAG GTATCTTCCTGATCTACCTGATCACCTTCCTGATGATTGCTGAGCCaggcgtgtttgtgtgtgcgttaCGGCGCCTCCTGCTGGGCCTCGGCATGGCAATCACCTACTCAGCCATGTTGACTAAAACCAACAGGATCTACCGGATCTTTGAACAGGGCAAGAGGTCTGTGACTCCTCCCAAATTTATCAGCCCCACCTCCCAGCTCATCATCACCTTCATCCTCATCTCCGTCCAG GTTCTTGGTGTGTTCGTGTGGTTTGCCGTCATCCCTCCACACACCATTATTGACTACGACGAGCTCCGCCCCCCCAACCCTGACCTGGCTCGAGGCATCCTGAAGTGTGACATGTCAGACCTGTCAATCATCTGCTGCCTGGCCTACAGCATCGTCCTCATG GTAACATGTACTGTGTACGCAGTGAAGAGTCGCGGTGTTCCAGAGACGTTCAATGAAGCCAAACCAATCGGGTTCACCATGTACACCACCTGCATCATCTGGCTCGCCTTTGTACCCATCTTTTTTGGTACAGCCCAGTCTACTGAGAAG ATGTTTATCCAGACGGCCACTCTGACAGTCTCGATGTCGCTCAGCGCCTTCGTCTCCCTCGGGATGCTCTACATGCCGAAGGTTTACGTCATTGTCTTCCACCCTGAACAGAACGtccagaagaggaagaagagcttCAAG GCTGTCGTTCAGGCTGCTAAATCACTGAACGAGAAACTGAATGGAGACACGAAGATTGAACCGGACAGGTCACAGTAA